One window of the Romeriopsis navalis LEGE 11480 genome contains the following:
- the ndk gene encoding nucleoside-diphosphate kinase, whose product MERTFVAIKPDGVQRKLVGEIIGRFEAKGFTLVGLKQMMVPKELAEKHYEALNDKPFFNGLIEFITSGPVVAMVWEGDGVVASARKLIGATNPLASEPGTIRGDFAVNVGRNVIHGSDALETAQREIALWFSEEQLSDWTPTMMPWIHE is encoded by the coding sequence GTGGAAAGAACGTTTGTCGCAATTAAACCTGATGGTGTGCAGCGGAAGCTCGTCGGCGAAATCATTGGTCGGTTTGAAGCAAAGGGCTTTACTTTGGTGGGCTTAAAGCAAATGATGGTGCCGAAGGAATTGGCCGAAAAGCACTATGAAGCCTTGAACGATAAGCCGTTTTTCAATGGCTTGATCGAATTCATCACCTCTGGTCCGGTTGTGGCCATGGTTTGGGAAGGCGATGGCGTTGTGGCCTCGGCGCGGAAGCTGATTGGTGCGACAAATCCCTTGGCTTCGGAGCCAGGAACCATCCGTGGTGACTTTGCCGTGAATGTCGGGCGCAACGTAATTCATGGTTCGGATGCGCTGGAAACGGCTCAGCGTGAGATTGCTTTATGGTTCTCTGAAGAGCAGCTGTCTGACTGGACCCCGACAATGATGCCGTGGATTCACGAGTAA